CACCAGGAGGAGCTCGACCCCGTGTCCTTCGTATGGTCGCACGAGACGATCGCCGGGCTCCGGGCCGTCAAGCTCGCCGGCAACTGGACGAGCCGCCGGGTGGAGGTGGGCGGCCCGTTCTGGTGCTATTTCGTCGCGGACGAGGCGCGCGGGCGGATTTTCTGTCTCGACCTGCTCGTCTATGCTCCGAACAAGGAAAAGATGGATTTTTTCAGACGGCTGCGGGCCCTGCTGGAGACGTTCTCGCTCACGGCGCCCGGAACCTGATGCGGAGGAGGGACATGCAGGCGAGGCTTCCGGACCCTATGACGCGGCGTAGAGCGATCGCGCTTGTCCTGTGCATTTCGGCGGCGGTACTGTGTCCGGCGCCGCTCATGCAGGCGGCGGCTGCGGCGGAGAGCGGATTCGCCGATCCTGAATCCCCGATCGTTCTGGTCTTGCACTGGCAAGGGGGCATCGGCCCCATCGCCGTCGAATACCTGACGGAAGGGATCGTCCGGGCCGGGGAGCAGCGCGCTGAACTGCTGATCCTGGCCCTGGACACGCCGGGCGGTCTGGATACGTCCATGCGCGACATGGTCCGGTACATTCTTGCCTCGGAGGTGCCGGTGGCGGTCTTCGTCTGGCCGGCCGGATCTCGCGCGGCCTCGGCGGGCGTTTTCCTGCTGGCGGCCTCGCACGTGGCCGCCATGGCGCCGTCGACCAACGCCGGGGCGGCCCATCCGGTGAACATGGGCGGCGAGATGGACGAGGTGATGTCCGGCAAGGTGACCAACGACGCCGTCGCCTATCTCACGGGCCTGGCCGCGGGGCGAGGTCGCAGCACTGGCTGGTGCGAAGACGTCGTGCGCGAGAGCGTCTCCGTTCCGGCGGATAGCGCACTGGCCCTGGGCATGATCGACGTAGTGGCGGCGGATGTCGGTGAACTGATCGTCTGGTGCGACGGGCGCTTCCCGGCCGGGGGCGGCGCCGTGATGCGGACCGCCGGCGCCTGGGTCGTGGAGATGCCGCTCAGCTGGCGGCAGAAATTCCTGCGTACGATAACCGACCCGAACATCGCGTACATCTTCCTCATGCTCGGCATCTATGGCATCTTCTTCGAGTTGAGTCGGCCCGGCGCCGTGCTGCCGGGCGTCGTGGGTGTGCTGGGACTCCTGCTGGCAATGCTCGCCTTCCAGGGCCTGCCGGTGAACTACGTGGGGGTGCTGCTGTTGCTGCTGGGCGTTATTCTGCTCCTGCTCGAGATCAAGATCACCAGTTACGGTGCGCTGGCTGTGGGGGGGACGGTTTCCCTTTTGCTCGGGTCGGTCCTGCTCTTCGAAAACGCAGGTCCCCTGGGTACGCTGTCTCTCAAGCTGGTGTTGCCCGTCGTGGTATTCACGGTGTTGCTGATTCTCGGGCTGGTGGGCTTGGGCCTGAAGGCGCAACGCAAACCGCCCGCGTCGGGTCAGCAGGCCATGACGGGTATGATCGGGTCGGTAGTCAAGGTCGTGGCGGACGCCACTGATGGCGGATGCCAAGGCGTGATCGCGGTATTCGGCGAGTATTGGTCGTTCGATGCTGACACTCCCGTGCGCGTGGGTGACCGCGTGATCGTGACGGGGTGCGAAAATGGCCGGGTGCGCGTGCGTCCGGCTGCCAACCCGGGAGGCTGACATGCAATTCCTGACCTTGGGCGTGGGGCCGATCATCCTGCTGGTGCTGGTGATCCTGGCGAATGCCGTCCGTATCCTCCGCGAATACGAGCGCGCGGTGGTGTTCAGGCTGGGGAGGCTGAATGGGGTCAAGGGGCCAGGTCTGATCCTGCTGATACCGGTGATCGACCGCATGGTCAAGATCAGCTTGCGGACGATACCCATGGACGTGCCGCCCCAGGACGTCATCATGCACGACAATGTGTCGGTGAAGGTCAACGCCGTCATCTACTTCCGGGTCGTGCAGCCGGACAAGGCCGTGATCAACGTGGAGGATTACCTGTACGCCACCAGCCAGGTCGCCCAGACCACGTTGCGCAGCGTGATGGGGCAGGTGGAAATGGACGATCTGCTGTCGAAACGGGACCAGCTGAACCTCCAGATCCAGGAGATCATCGACAAGCAGACGGATCCCTGGGGCATCAAGGTCAGCACCGTCGAGATCAAGGACGTCGATCTGCCGGTGGAGATGCGCCGCGCCATGGCGCGGCAGGCCGAAGCAGAACGCGAGCGGCGCGCCAAGGTCATCCACGCCGACGGCGAACTGCAGGCCAGCCATAAGCTCGCCGAGGCCGCAGCCATCATCTCCCGGGACCCGGCCGCCATCCAGCTGCGCTACCTGCAGACCGTGACGGAAGTGGCGCGGGAGAACAACTCGACGACGATTTTCCCGATCCCGGTGGACATCATCAGCCACCTCCTGAACCGGAAAGACAAGGAATGACCGCCCTTTTGCCCAGATGCGGCGTCCGGCGGTGTCCCCTGCTGCCGGTGGCCGCCGCGGCATTGCTGGCTGTGTGCACCCAGGTCGCGGTCTCCTACGCCGACGCATATGTGCTCGAGCCCAAGCGTGGGCGCACCAGGCCTGTCTCCGAGGCGAGCCTGCCGGTCGAGGCGGCGTGGGGTCTCTCGGTGGTGGTCGGCGCCAGCGCCGGCGGCGACGTCTTCCGTGTGAAGGAAGAGCTGACCACGGACTGGACGGCGCCGGTCGCAGGGGAGACTTTCCAGGCCCAGCGGTTCACGGTGACCCTGGACGAGAGTGTCCTGCTTGGCTTCTGTCTGGCGCGCCGCATGACACCGCGGGGCTGGTTATGCGTCGATTTCTCCTGGACCGAAATGGATGCCACCGCCCTGGCCAATGACTCCCAATTCGTTAAACTCGTGCACTACGACACCTTGACGATGGTGTGGATCGGCCTGGGCTGGGAGCAACGACTGCTGGACACCCCGCTTGCACCCTTCCTCAGTGCGGGTGTGGGCTACCTGGACGTGAGCGCCAGGGCGGATTACCTGTCGCAGTCGAAGCTCGCACCCAGGATCGGCGCGGGCGCGTTCTACAGCCTTGCCGGTGCCTGGCGGTTGCGGGGGGAGATCTCGGATACGGTCGTTCAGTTGAGATCAGAGGGGATCACGGAGGCGAACTGGCCTTTGACTGCGGCGTACAAGGAGGTGGGGCCGCAACACCTGATGGGTTTGTCCTTCGGATTGGCCGTACTCTTCTGACAGAATGTCCCGATTATGAGAATAAGGCATATAATCGATCCATAGATCCAGCCATTCATTAGTTAATGTATTACCTTGATTGTATATCGTATTTGGCTGTGCCGTATGTTATTAAAGAATATTCACGTTCGCGCAGAATGACATGACTGTACATTCGGGTTGCATGCAAGTGTCGATTGCGTTTAATTGCATGCTTGTCGTCTAGCTGTCGTGAAACGTCCTCGCGCCGAACAGGGAGTATTCCATGGGCAATGTGATCGCCGTCGTGAATCACAAGGGAGGGTCGGGCAAGACGACCACCGCCTTGAATCTGGCCGCCGGACTGACCCGATACAGCGATATCACCTCCTCCTGCCTCGTCATCGACATGGATCCGCATTGCTGCGCAACATCCACACTGCTCGGGAAACCGGATGGCGAACCTCCGGCCCGTTCGATCTTCGACGTGTTACGCCGGGCCATCACACCGCAGGACGGCATAACCTCGACGGTCTTCGACGAGAACATCGACGTGATACCTTCCAGCCCGTCACTGGACAGCATCTCCCGCACCCAGATCACCGACCGGCTGGTGAAGGTGACCCAGGGGCTGGCCTCCTCGTACGGCTGGATCATCATCGACACGCCGCCCAACCTGGGGATCCTCACGCAGAACGCCCTGGTCGCCGCCGATTACGTGCTGATCCCGACGCCGTGCACGGGGCTGGCCGTATCGACGATGGACCAGCTGCGCGCGACCATCGAGAAGGTACAGGAACGTCAAAACATCTGGCTGCAGATAATTGGTGTGCTGGTGACCCTCAAGGACGGTCGTACGGACCTGCAGAAGCACGTGGCTAAGCAGATGCGCAGCCAGTTTAAGAACGCCGTCTTCAAGACCATGATCACCAACAACATCAAGATCGAAGAGGCGCCCTCGCACTTCAGGAGCATCTTCTCATACGACTCGGGCTGTCTGGGAGCTTCCCTGTACCGGGATTGGATCAAGAGCGAGTTGTTGCGGCGACACAAGCTGCTCGAGAAGAAGAAGGGCGACAAGCTGGAGGCCCTCAACACCGCCGCCCTGCAGGCTCCGAACAAGTAGGGTTCCGCGGGTATCGGGTCGTGGAATCAGTCCAGGCGCACGAAGGGATTGCTCGCCATCTCTTCGCCGACAGTGGTCGCAGGACCGTGCCCCGTATGGAGCACGGTCTTCTCGTCCATGGTGTAGACGAGGGTGCGGATGCTTCTGGCGAGCGTGTCGAAGTCGCCGCCCGGCAGGTCGGTCCGACCGATCGATCCCGCGAAGATCACGTCTCCAACCAGGGCGCTGTCCCCGAAATGAAAGATCAGATGGCCGGGGCTGTGGCCGGGTGACTGGAGCCAGCGCAGGTCGCCGCCGGCGAAGGGCAGCTTGCCCCCGGCTCCGGCCGGCAGCAACTCCCAGCGCGGAGTCGCCACCGGGAGGAACCCGTACATGGCGCGGGCGCCATTGAGGTTCTCGATCAGGGCGCGATCGTGAGGATGCACCAGCAGGGGGAGATCCCATTCGGCCTGAATCATGGCGGCGGCGGAGATGTGATCGAAGTGGCAATGTGTACAGAGCAGGTACGACAGTCTGCAGGCGGAGGCTTCGACTGCGGCCAGCAGCACGTCCGGGTCATCGCCGGGATCCACCAGCGCCGCCACGCCGGCGGCCGGGGACGAGAGCAGGTAGGCATTCATCAGCAGCGGACCGACGGTCAGGCAGCGCAGTTCCCAGTCCGTGTGCTCGAGGCCTGGCAGGGGCATGTCGATTCCCGGTCTTCAAGGGAGAGGCCGGCCGCTTGGCCGGCCCCCTTCTGCGGTCGGCGTCACCGATCGTCCAGGGAGACATCTTCGTAGTACTCCCGGCCGAGGTGTGTGATCAGCTCTTCGCCCATCATCCAGCGCAGGGTGTTCTTGAGTTTCTTCTGCTGGATGAAGAGGTCGTGTTCGGGATAGAGCCCCTCGGGAGTGACCGGGCTCTTGAAATAGAAGGACAGCCATTCCTGGATCCCGGAAAGACCGGCGCGTCTGGCCAGGTCGAGGAAGAGTGCCAGATCGAGCACGATCGGGGCGGCCAGGATGGAGTCTCGGCAGAGGAAATCCACCTTGATCTGCATGGGCATACCCAGCCAACCGAAGATGTCGATGTTGTCCCAGCCCTCCTTGTTGTCGCCGCGGGGCGGGTAGTAGTTGATCCTGACCTTGTGGTAGAGGTCGCCGTAGAGATCCGGGTAGAGCTCCGGCTGGAGGATCGTGTCCAGTACGCTCAGCTTCGATTCCTCCTTGGTCTTGAAGCTCTCCGGATCATCCAGGACTTCGCCGTCGCGGTTGCCGAGGATGTTGGTGGAGAACCAGCCGTTCACTCCAAGCAGGCGGGCCTTGAAGCCGGGGGCGAGGATGGTCTTCATCAGCGTCTGGCCCGTCTTGAAGTCCTTGCCCATCGTGGGCGTGCCCGTCTCCAGGGCCAGCTGCTCCAGGGCCGGGAAATCGGCGCTAAGGTTGGGCGCGCCGTTGGCATAGGGTATGCCCATCTTGATGGCCGCGTAGGCGTAGATCATGCTCGGCGCGATGTCGGGATGATTGTTGCGCAGGCCGTTCTCGAAGGACTCTACCGTCTGGTGCACGTCGGACGGCTTCATGTAGATCTCGGTGGATCCGCACCAGACCATGACCAGTCGATCGCAACCCTTCTCCCGCTTGAAGTTCTCCATGTCGGCCATCAGCTGCTCGGCGAGCTCCATCTTATCGGCCCCCTGCTTGACGTGGGTGCCGTGGAGCTTCTTGACGTAGTAGTTGTCGAACACGGCCGGCATGGGTTTGATGGCGCTCAGCTCGGCCTCAAGTTCCAGCAGGAGCTCCCGCGGCAACACGCCGGCGGTCAGCGCGG
The window above is part of the bacterium genome. Proteins encoded here:
- a CDS encoding DUF4837 family protein: HQEELDPVSFVWSHETIAGLRAVKLAGNWTSRRVEVGGPFWCYFVADEARGRIFCLDLLVYAPNKEKMDFFRRLRALLETFSLTAPGT
- a CDS encoding nodulation protein NfeD, producing MQAAAAAESGFADPESPIVLVLHWQGGIGPIAVEYLTEGIVRAGEQRAELLILALDTPGGLDTSMRDMVRYILASEVPVAVFVWPAGSRAASAGVFLLAASHVAAMAPSTNAGAAHPVNMGGEMDEVMSGKVTNDAVAYLTGLAAGRGRSTGWCEDVVRESVSVPADSALALGMIDVVAADVGELIVWCDGRFPAGGGAVMRTAGAWVVEMPLSWRQKFLRTITDPNIAYIFLMLGIYGIFFELSRPGAVLPGVVGVLGLLLAMLAFQGLPVNYVGVLLLLLGVILLLLEIKITSYGALAVGGTVSLLLGSVLLFENAGPLGTLSLKLVLPVVVFTVLLILGLVGLGLKAQRKPPASGQQAMTGMIGSVVKVVADATDGGCQGVIAVFGEYWSFDADTPVRVGDRVIVTGCENGRVRVRPAANPGG
- a CDS encoding slipin family protein, producing the protein MQFLTLGVGPIILLVLVILANAVRILREYERAVVFRLGRLNGVKGPGLILLIPVIDRMVKISLRTIPMDVPPQDVIMHDNVSVKVNAVIYFRVVQPDKAVINVEDYLYATSQVAQTTLRSVMGQVEMDDLLSKRDQLNLQIQEIIDKQTDPWGIKVSTVEIKDVDLPVEMRRAMARQAEAERERRAKVIHADGELQASHKLAEAAAIISRDPAAIQLRYLQTVTEVARENNSTTIFPIPVDIISHLLNRKDKE
- a CDS encoding porin family protein codes for the protein MTALLPRCGVRRCPLLPVAAAALLAVCTQVAVSYADAYVLEPKRGRTRPVSEASLPVEAAWGLSVVVGASAGGDVFRVKEELTTDWTAPVAGETFQAQRFTVTLDESVLLGFCLARRMTPRGWLCVDFSWTEMDATALANDSQFVKLVHYDTLTMVWIGLGWEQRLLDTPLAPFLSAGVGYLDVSARADYLSQSKLAPRIGAGAFYSLAGAWRLRGEISDTVVQLRSEGITEANWPLTAAYKEVGPQHLMGLSFGLAVLF
- a CDS encoding ParA family protein; amino-acid sequence: MGNVIAVVNHKGGSGKTTTALNLAAGLTRYSDITSSCLVIDMDPHCCATSTLLGKPDGEPPARSIFDVLRRAITPQDGITSTVFDENIDVIPSSPSLDSISRTQITDRLVKVTQGLASSYGWIIIDTPPNLGILTQNALVAADYVLIPTPCTGLAVSTMDQLRATIEKVQERQNIWLQIIGVLVTLKDGRTDLQKHVAKQMRSQFKNAVFKTMITNNIKIEEAPSHFRSIFSYDSGCLGASLYRDWIKSELLRRHKLLEKKKGDKLEALNTAALQAPNK
- a CDS encoding MBL fold metallo-hydrolase; the encoded protein is MPLPGLEHTDWELRCLTVGPLLMNAYLLSSPAAGVAALVDPGDDPDVLLAAVEASACRLSYLLCTHCHFDHISAAAMIQAEWDLPLLVHPHDRALIENLNGARAMYGFLPVATPRWELLPAGAGGKLPFAGGDLRWLQSPGHSPGHLIFHFGDSALVGDVIFAGSIGRTDLPGGDFDTLARSIRTLVYTMDEKTVLHTGHGPATTVGEEMASNPFVRLD
- a CDS encoding inositol-3-phosphate synthase; translation: MTTGLEVKPAGGKLGILTPGMGAVSSTFMAGVIAVRKGLRLPIGSLTQLGHIRLGKRTDNRQPLVRNFVPLADLGAIEFGGWDIFEDSIFDAALTAGVLPRELLLELEAELSAIKPMPAVFDNYYVKKLHGTHVKQGADKMELAEQLMADMENFKREKGCDRLVMVWCGSTEIYMKPSDVHQTVESFENGLRNNHPDIAPSMIYAYAAIKMGIPYANGAPNLSADFPALEQLALETGTPTMGKDFKTGQTLMKTILAPGFKARLLGVNGWFSTNILGNRDGEVLDDPESFKTKEESKLSVLDTILQPELYPDLYGDLYHKVRINYYPPRGDNKEGWDNIDIFGWLGMPMQIKVDFLCRDSILAAPIVLDLALFLDLARRAGLSGIQEWLSFYFKSPVTPEGLYPEHDLFIQQKKLKNTLRWMMGEELITHLGREYYEDVSLDDR